The nucleotide sequence AGCTTTTCAACGGACTATCAACCGAACCTATGACGTTGCTGAAAACCAAAGTGGAATCAGTAACCGAATTATGTCCTTTATTTGGACGTTAGTCCTTGTGATGGTAGTCGGTGCAATTATGTTGTTTGCGGTTTTTGGCCAAATGGTAATCAAATGGTTACAACCAATTATCAAGGTTTCAAATTCACTAATTGATTTTATCGGCACAATCAAAATGCCGGTCACGTTTATCGCAATCTGGTTGTTGTTGACATTGATGTTTTATTTGGTACCAATGGCTAAGGTTAAGTTCAAGTACGTGTGGGTAGGCGGGTTGTTGTCATCTTTAGGCTTGTTGATTCTTGCTCAAGGATTTTCTTTGTACTTAGAGTTCTTCGGCAAGAATATTACCGCTTATAAAACGATTGGGACGTTCATCATCTTACTGTTCTGGCTGGACTTTTCAGCGCTGATTATGTTGGTTGGTGGGGTTATGAATGCTACCGTCCAAGAGTTTATGGCCGGTCCCGTTCAAGAACAAGGGGATGCTCTAGCAAAGGCATTTAAGCACGCCCAGCACGTAACTGGACAACATCGCCAGAAGAATAAGAATCGACCACCAAAGAAGCCTAAAAGGAAACCATCTAAAGTTAATCCTGTAAAGGCAAAAAAATAGTGTTGAGCAAGATTTGGAATTACTTCTAAATCTACTCAACACCATTTTTATTTATTAGCGTTTTTGATTTGTTTACCGAATTCTGTTTCGTCAAAGTGATCAATAACGTGCTCTAACTCTGATTTTGGAAGACTGGCACCAAATAATTCACTACCGGGCTCAGTCATAATTCCATCTGCGATGTCGTAGTGGACAACCGTATCAAATCCCATTGTGTCAACGAATGCAGCTACTTCATCGACTGCCTCGTGATTATCACCTGTTACAAACAATGCCTTGCGATCTGCTGCCCCAGCTGGGCGAGCATCTTCTTGCAGGTTGTGAT is from Lentilactobacillus curieae and encodes:
- a CDS encoding YihY/virulence factor BrkB family protein; amino-acid sequence: MEASNSKASKKFMDFIKLFLEHYKTGSISDSAVVLAFYSLMAIFPIFFIAGSLLNILNIKATEIQAYLEPIFPDKVYSTLEPIIKSTLYGGGAGSFSIGLIVTVWSASKAIAAFQRTINRTYDVAENQSGISNRIMSFIWTLVLVMVVGAIMLFAVFGQMVIKWLQPIIKVSNSLIDFIGTIKMPVTFIAIWLLLTLMFYLVPMAKVKFKYVWVGGLLSSLGLLILAQGFSLYLEFFGKNITAYKTIGTFIILLFWLDFSALIMLVGGVMNATVQEFMAGPVQEQGDALAKAFKHAQHVTGQHRQKNKNRPPKKPKRKPSKVNPVKAKK